The sequence below is a genomic window from Microbacterium sp. SORGH_AS_0888.
TGAGGAGCAGCACGCCCAGGTGCCAGGCGGTGCCGGCCGGCCACAGCCGCGGGGCGCGGGCGATGCCGAGCACGCGCTTGGGGGCTCGCCACTGCGCGAGGGCCTCGCGCGGGGCGCCGGCCAGCCGCGCGCGGGCTGCGCTCAGCATCCCCTCGAGGTCGTCGCGTGCACCCATCGTCCCACCGTAGCGTCGCGGGTCAGCGGAGGCGGAGCGGGGACCACTGGCCGGGGACCGGGAGCGGAGCGGACCTCAGCTCGACGCCGTCGCGCCCGACCGACGCCGCGCACACGAGCAGCGACAGCGTCGGGTACCCGAGCGGCGTGTTGTCGCGGATGATCGCGCGGTCGTCGAACCGCCCCAGCTCGGCGCTGCGCTCGACGACGGCGAGCCACGGCGCGTACCACTGCTCGCCCTCGCCGGGCCCGGCGAGCCGGAAGTGCTCGAGCCAGTGCGAGATCCGCGCCGTCGCGGGGTCGTCGACCTCGTCGTGCGCGATCATGTGCGTTCCCGGGCCGATCGGCGTCACCCGGCGCTGCGCGCCGTCCCACGACACGACGCGGGCGGATGTCGCATCCACCTCGAGCAGGTTGAACCCGCGCATCGGGGGCCGCTCGCCCGGCGAGCGCCCGGCCACGGACTCGAGCGCCAGCGTGCCGCGCGAGACGACCGCCGCATCGGGCAGCGCCTCTCCCCCGCGGCGGTTCAGGAGCACCGCGAGCCGACGCCGCGCGACGTCCGCCGCCAGCCACGCGCCGCCGGCGCGGACGTCCTGCACGCCGACGACGTCCGGCTGATCCGGCCACCACCGGCCGAGCGGACGCCACGGGCGCGCGGGGTCCTCGTCCCGCACCGCGAGCAGCCGCACGGGCCCGGCGGCGTCCTCCGGGACGTGGATGACCACGGTGCACACGAGCAACTCCTCGGGGTCGTGCGAGAATCGAGCGATGTTCGTCGTCGTCGGGGTGACGGGCGGGATCGCCGCCTACAAGACCGTACATCTCGTGCGCCGGCTCATCGGCGAGGGGCACGAGGTGCACGTCGTGCCGACCGCGGACGCCCTGCGGTTCGTGGGGCTTCCCACCTGGGAGGCGATCAGCCGCAACCCGGTCACGACGAGCGTGCACGACGACGTCGCGACCGTGCGGCACGTCTCCCTCGGCCAGCGCGCCGACCTCGTGATCGTCGCGCCCGCCACCGCGAACACGCTCGCGCGCATG
It includes:
- a CDS encoding NRDE family protein, translating into MCTVVIHVPEDAAGPVRLLAVRDEDPARPWRPLGRWWPDQPDVVGVQDVRAGGAWLAADVARRRLAVLLNRRGGEALPDAAVVSRGTLALESVAGRSPGERPPMRGFNLLEVDATSARVVSWDGAQRRVTPIGPGTHMIAHDEVDDPATARISHWLEHFRLAGPGEGEQWYAPWLAVVERSAELGRFDDRAIIRDNTPLGYPTLSLLVCAASVGRDGVELRSAPLPVPGQWSPLRLR